In a genomic window of Melanotaenia boesemani isolate fMelBoe1 chromosome 1, fMelBoe1.pri, whole genome shotgun sequence:
- the dmxl2 gene encoding dmX-like protein 2 isoform X1 — MHLHQVLTGAVNPGDCCYSVGSVNDIPFTAYGSGCDLVILASDFDCVQIIPGAQNGNIQVGCVECSHQLGRIAASYGNTVCIFEPLSTNPNKRHKQLNYQWQKTGQFFLDAITYNLAWDPQGNRILAATERLQLWAPPQTDALIEEEDGQIIEDKPHPVLNDWNCIWQCKTAASVHIAKWSPDGEYFATVGKDDCLLKVWYPTTGWRSAVVVQDPSDKKTPLVHFSFVYLAHPRSVTGMSWRKTSKYMPKGSVCNVLLTSCEDGVCRLWSETLLPEDSLLGGQISENTHSFSSSLPGLAGNKDKIQHALESIHHLKQLRRGRRRSSALVAHSELLPSQLGTQDTHTHRHIAHHANALCHFHISASINPNTDIPSALADSTIFSPEDGTGGGGFMVHWLNNKDLSFTSSMDLFMLQLRKFSEQQLDQAAEDPIDPEGSPLKFDFELDEMSDKTSSEHGEEADSGEQGSTKASSPGSSSSMPLPSMLLERKMETLTTEWNKSPDMLFTIHPTDGSFLVWHVKYLDEYNQGIFRQVQVSFSSRIPVAFPTGDANSLSKNILMYACTLTEGESAGTGEQGRMVQRISRSASVSGALGSSAVSSSPKLRPGISPAVMMVSKHVDGSLNQWAVTFAERSAFSNVLTVSHKVRYCGHRFHLNDQACHTVLPLLLTSSHHNALLTPPSAPGSLEGEHPPILPLPKGLPRKQLRNAATRTFHDPNAIYSELILWRVDHIGPLSCTGGVSELARINSLHTSAFSNVAWLPTLVPSSVLGTYCNSASACFVASDGKNLRLYQAVVDARKLLDELSDPETSKLVGEVFNIVSQQSTARPGCIIELDVITNQCGANTQLLHVFQEDFILGYKPQTEQEAYTPVFPTGEDYQPAPFSEKFFLVVIEKDLNRNSVLQMWHLHLKSMQACVDEPSPDYGFQSQLMVPNQVMNADSSPETSPIRPLPRSASTANLQSASKLILSSKLVYSKRLDLPHGVEVTRATPSAGHLSSSSIYPVCLAPYLIVTTCSDSRVRFWHCAVEGDDASNEGNHDNKVYNWEPWALMNEEEDNNSSVCVSGRPVAVSCSYIGRLAVAFKQPRQGQLQGSVEDFSMHVSIYECESTGGSEWVLEQTVHLDDFVRPSSTLDPRVSVDSNLFVYSRSDLYMSRDHSSPNIKHFVHLDWLSKEDGSHILTIGVGSNILMYGRISGMVNEQTSSKEGVAVITLPLGGSIKQGIRSRWILLRSVDLVSSVDGTPSLPVSLSWVRDGILVVGMDCEMHVYAQWHQDKKPGEGEEGNLSSADIAGGQTTGSSVFEGRTRSKSVFDGSAGVDEALRAPAGLQEGGLFEAAHSLSPTLPQYHPTQLLELMDLGKVRRAKAILAHLVKCIAGEVAVVRDVEAGEGGSRRHLSRTISVTGSTAKDTIVAGREGGRDYTEINSIPPLPLYSLMLADLDTSYKAAEETAKGAKVADGEVSQKSSEDQYADLFQVPTVTTDDFVNFATDKPEKKSRVINLSQYGPTYFGPEHAQVLSSHLMHSSLPGLTRLEQMFLVALADTVATTSAEVTSSTDQQYTGGEALDECGLRYLLAMRLHTCLLTSLPPLYRMQLLHQGLSTCHFAWAFHSEAEEELLNMIPAMQRGDPQWSELRAVGVGWWIRNINTLRKMVEKLGKAAFQRHNDPLDAALFYLAMKKKAVLWGLFRSQHDEKMTQFFKNNFSEDRWRKAALKNAFSLLGKQRFEQSAAFFLLAGSLKDAIEVLMEKMEDLQLAMIVARLYEADFENSSTCQGLLHEKVLGCNRDGSGYHCSRLHPDPFLRSIAYWIMKDYTRALDTLLERIPKDDDENPDVMVKSCNPVVFSFYNYLRTHPLIIRRHFANPEGTATTVGLTAEKSSADEINLIERKLFFTTANAHFKVGCPVLALEVLSKIPKVSKKSSSSCLSKASSKINVNSSQPLENGTQGGVDWGSPAPPTHAWGGNDSTGGLDWSQPVVQVEEDELKLDWGDNKEDEEDEEDDGLTMKKQELETKADEGSKSDGPKLQREDSQGESEVDVIAEQLKFRACLKILMTELRTLATGFEVDGGKLRFQLYNWLEKEIAAMHKICNYKVEGKEEGSEVERWGDRTASVDISDEALEGIEAGAYERHQMERRRLQAKQQHSERRKAWLRKNQALLRVFLSYCSLHGAKGGGVTSVRMELLFLLQESQQETTVKQLQSPLPLPTTLPLLSACIAPTKTVIANPVLHLSNHIHDILHTVTLMEAAPHPDISDDGVNSLHTLAASLSACIYQALCDSHSYSGQTEANQFTGMVYQGLLLSERKRLRTESIEEHVTPNSAPAQWPGVSSLISLLTSAREEDQPRLSVLLCEAVVAVYLSLLIHGLGTHNSNELFRLAAHPLNNRMWAAVFGGGAKVIIKPKRPELPPAAPQAPAEDVDRYRRRFNMRMLVPGRPVKETPATPPPVPTERPTYKEKFIPPELSMWDYFVAKPFLPLSDSSALYDSDESGAEDDEDDDDAFLSDTQMTEHSDPTSYSWALIRLATVKLAHHNVKNFIPLTGLDFTDLPVTSPLSNAVLKTLENWEQLLLERMNKFDGPPPNYINTYPTDLSAGAGPAILRHKAMLEPDNTPFKTKNHQSFPARRLWHFLVKQDVLQETFIRYIFTKKRKQCESLENHVDRINPNCIAGASSPYKVEADLGYPGGKAKIIHKESDIIMAFTINKANSNEIVLASTHDVQEVDVSTLVAVQPYTWIGEDFDKESRSSDDIDHRSSHTNIAQASSVSFTPPQVPVSASMPWLGSGQTSMGASVIMKRNLNNVKRMTSHPIYQYYMTGAQDGSVRMFEWNRPQQLICFRQAGNARVTRLYFNSQGNKCGVADGEGFLSLWQVNQTSSNPKPYLSWQCHSKTCGDFAFITSSSLIATAGQSNDNRNVCLWDTLISPGNTMVHAFPCHENGATVLQYAPKQQLLITGGRKGFVCVFDIRQRQLLHTFQAHDSAIKALALDAFEDFFVTGSAEGNMKVWKLAGHGLMHAFSNEHAKQSIFRNIGAGVMQVETRPGNRIFTCGADGTLKMRVLPDRYNIPSSLVDIL; from the exons GGAACCGTATCCTAGCAGCAACTGAGCGACTCCAGCTGTGGGCGCCGCCACAGACAGACGCCCTTATAGAAGAAGAGGATGGGCAGATTATTGAGGACAAGCCCCACCCCGTCCTCAATGACTGGAACTGCATCTGGCAGTGCAA gACTGCTGCATCTGTCCACATTGCCAAGTGGTCTCCTGATGGGGAGTACTTTGCAACAGTTGGGAAG gATGACTGTTTACTCAAGGTGTGGTATCCCACCACCGGCTGGCGCTCTGCAGTGGTGGTCCAAGACCCATCTGATAAAAAGACCCCTCTTGTTCACTTCTCCTTTGTTTACCTGGCCCACCCTCGCTCGGTCACCGGTATGTCCTGGAGGAAGACCAGCAAGTACATGCCCAA GGGTTCCGTGTGCAATGTTTTGCTGACATCCTGTGAAGATGGTGTGTGTAGGTTATGGTCGGAAACCCTGTTACCAGAGGATAGTCTGCTTGGTGGGCAGatctctgaaaacacacactccTTCAGCTCCAGCCTGCCAGGCCTGGCGGGCAATAAGGACAAGATCCAGCATGCTTTGGAG TCAATTCATCACCTTAAACAACTGCGGCGGGGCCGGCGACGGTCCTCTGCTCTGGTGGCACACAGTGAGCTGCTGCCTTCTCAGCTTGGCacacaggacacacacactcatcgcCACATCGCTCATCATGCCAACGCCCTGTGTCACTTTCATATCTCAGCCAGTATTAACCCAAACACAG ATATCCCATCAGCACTAGCTGATTCTACCATCTTCAGTCCAGAGGATGGCACCGGTGGTGGAGGCTTCATGGTTCATTGGCTCAACAATAAGGACCTCAGCTTCACTTCTTCCATGGACCTCTTTATGCTGCAGCTCCGTAAGTTCTCTGAACAGCAGCTGGACCAGGCTGCTGAGGACCCCATAGACCCTGAAGGATCTCCTCTGAAGTTTGACTTTG AGCTGGATGAGATGTCTGACAAAACGTCCTCGGAGCATGGGGAAGAAGCTGATTCAGGAGAGCAAGGAAGTACTAAAGCCTCCTCCCCTGGATCCAGCTCCAGCATGCCTTTACCCTCCATGCTGCTAGAAAGGAAGATGGAGACTCTGACAACTGAGTGGAACAAAAGCCCAGATATGCTGTTTACCATCCATCCCACCGATGGATCTTTCCTGGTTTGGCATGTAAAGTACTTGGATGAATACAACCAGGGCATCTTCAGACAGGTTCAG GTGTCCTTCTCCTCTCGCATTCCGGTAGCGTTCCCTACAGGTGACGCTAATTCGCTTAGTAAAAATATCCTGATGTACGCCTGCACTTTGACTGAGGGTGAGAGCGCGGGAACAGGCGAGCAAGGAAGAATGGTCCAACGCATCTCCCGCTCAGCTTCAGTCTCCGGTGCATTGGGTTCATCTGCTGTGTCCTCTTCCCCCAAACTTCGCCCTGGCATTAGTCCTGCTGTCATGATGGTTTCCAAGCACGTCGATGGATCTCTTAACCAG TGGGCAGTAACATTTGCTGAGCGTTCTGCCTTCTCCAACGTACTGACGGTATCTCACAAGGTTCGGTACTGTGGCCATCGTTTCCATCTGAATGACCAAGCCTGTCACACTGTGCTGCCACTGCTGCTGACCTCCTCTCACCATAATGCCCTGCTCACCCCTCCTTCAGCCCCTGGAAGTTTGGAAGGGGAACATCCTCCAATTCTTCCCCTTCCCAAGGGACTTCCCAG GAAGCAGCTTCGTAATGCAGCTACAAGGACCTTCCATGACCCCAACGCCATTTACAGCGAGCTGATTTTGTGGCGAGTCGACCACATTGGACCCCTGTCCTGCACTGGAGGGGTCTCTGAACTGGCTCGCATAAACTCTCTGCACACCTCTGCCTTCAGTAATGTTGCATGGCTGCCTACATTAGTGCCCAGCTCAGTACTTG GAACCTACTGCAACAGTGCCAGCGCCTGCTTTGTGGCATCAGATGGTAAAAACCTGCGTCTTTATCAGGCTGTCGTCGATGCCAGAAAACTACTAGATGAGCTGTCAGATCCTGAGACATCT AAACTGGTGGGTGAGGTGTTCAACATTGTTAGCCAGCAGTCCACTGCCAGACCTGGATGTATCATAGAGTTGGACGTCATTACAAACCAG TGTGGCGCCAACACCCAGCTGCTTCATGTCTTCCAAGAGGACTTCATTCTAGGTTACAAACCTCAGACAGAACAAGAGGCATACACACCTGTGTTTCCAACTGGCGAAG ATTACCAACCTGCTCCATTTTCTGAGAAGTTCTTTCTGGTGGTGATAGAAAAGGATCTGAACAGGAACTCTGTCCTGCAGATGTGGCACCTGCACCTCAAGTCTATGCAGGCCTGTGTTG ATGAGCCAAGCCCAGATTATGGTTTTCAGAGCCAGCTTATGGTTCCCAACCAAGTTATGAATGCCGACTCATCTCCAGAGACCTCTCCTATCCGACCCCTGCCGCGGTCAGCTTCTACAGCCAACTTACAATCAGCCAGCAAACTCATCCTCAGCTCCAAACTGGTGTACAGCAAGCGGCTTGACCTACCCCATGGGGTGGAGGTTACCAGGGCTACCCCCTCTGCAG GTCATCTGAGTTCCTCCTCTATCTATCCTGTGTGCCTGGCTCCCTACCTGATTGTTACCACCTGCTCTGATTCGCGGGTGCGGTTCTGGCACTGTGCTGTGGAGGGCGATGATGCATCTAATGAAGGCAACCACGACAACAAGGTGTACAACTGGGAACCCTGGGCCCTCAtgaatgaagaggaggacaacaacagctctgtgtgtgtgtcaggacgACCTGTAGCTGTGTCCTGCTCCTACATCGGCAGACTAGCTGTGGCCTTTAAACAGCCACGACAAGGACAG CTACAAGGTTCTGTAGAAGATTTCTCTATGCATGTGTCCATCTATGAGTGTGAATCCACTGGTGGTTCAGAGTGGGTTTTAGAGCAAACTGTTCACCTTGATGATTTTGTCAGACCCTCATCAACTTTGGATCCAAGAGTCAGTGTGGATTCCAACCTCTTTGTCTACAGCAG GTCTGATCTGTACATGAGCAGAGACCACAGCTCACCCAATATTAAGCACTTTGTGCACCTGGACTGGCTGTCAAAGGAAGACGGGTCTCACATCCTCACTATCGGGGTTGGCTCCAACATTCTCATGTATGGCCGGATTTCTGGCATGGTCAACGAGCAGACCAGCAGTAAGGAGGGAGTGGCTGTCATCACCCTTCCCCTAGGGGGCAGTATCAAACAGGGTATCCGCTCACGCTGGATCCTTCTTCGGTCCGTGGACCTTGTATCTTCTGTGGATGGCACACCTTCACTACCAGTCTCCTTATCTTGGGTGAGGGATGGCATCCTGGTGGTGGGTATGGACTGTGAGATGCACGTGTATGCCCAGTGGCATCAGGACAAGAAGCCGGGTGAGGGAGAAGAGGGCAACCTGTCATCTGCAGACATCGCTGGAGGTCAAACCACAGGTTCCTCAGTCTTCGAAGGGAGAACCAGATCTAAGAGTGTGTTTGACGGGAGTGCTGGAGTGGATGAGGCCCTCCGTGCCCCAGCAGGACTACAGGAAGGGGGACTGTTTGAGGCAGCTCACTCCCTGTCTCCAACTCTGCCACAGTACCATCCAACCCAACTACTGGAACTCATGGACTTGGGCAAGGTTCGCCGTGCCAAG GCCATCCTCGCACACCTGGTGAAGTGCATTGCAGGTGAAGTTGCTGTGGTGCGGGATGTAGAAGCAGGAGAGGGTGGATCTAGGAGACATCTTTCTCGCACAATCAGTGTGACCGGCAGCACAGCAAAAGACACCATAGTGGCCGGCCGTGAGGGAGGCAGGGACTACACAGAAATCAATTCCATCCCTCCCTTGCCGCTCTACTCTCTCATGTTGGCTGACCTGGACACTTCATACAAGGCAGCAGAGGAGACTGCTAAGGGAGCTAAGGTGGCTGATGGTGAAGTATCTCAGAAGTCCAGTGAGGATCAGTATGCTGACCTCTTCCAG GTGCCAACAGTTACCACGGATGACTTTGTGAACTTTGCCACTGATAAGCCAGAGAAGAAATCTCGAGTTATCAACCTCTCTCAGTACGGACCAACTTATTTTGGACCAGAGCATGCTCAG GTATTATCCAGTCACCTCATGCACTCCAGCCTACCAGGACTGACCAGGCTAGAGCAGATGTTCTTGGTGGCTTTGGCAGATACTGTTGCCACTACCAGTGCTGAAGTCACAAGTTCCACAGATCAACAGTACACAG GTGGCGAGGCCCTTGATGAGTGTGGACTGAGGTACCTGCTCGCCATGCGTCTTCATACCTGCCTGCTCACCTCTCTGCCCCCACTCTAccgaatgcagcttctccaccaGG GCCTTTCAACGTGCCACTTTGCATGGGCCTTCCACTcagaagcagaggaagagctgTTGAATATGATCCCTGCCATGCAGCGAGGAGACCCACAGTGGTCTGAGCTCCGAGCCGTTGGAGTGGGATGGTGGATACGGAACATCAACACTCTGCGAAAAATGGTTGAAAAG ttagGTAAAGCTGCTTTCCAGAGGCACAACGACCCTTTAGATGCTGCTCTCTTCTACTTGGCTATGAAGAAGAAGGCTGTGCTGTGGGGACTCTTCAG GTCTCAGCATGATGAGAAAATGACTCAGTTCTTCAAGAACAACTTCAGTGAGGATCGCTGGCGAAAGGCAGCTCTAAAAAATGCTTTCTCCCTGCTGGGAAAGCAGCGCTTCGAACAGTCTGCTGCATTTTTCTTATTAGCTGGTTCCCTTAAAGATGCCATCGAg GTGTTGATGGAAAAGATGGAAGACCTCCAGTTAGCCATGATTGTAGCAAGACTGTATGAGGCCGACTTTGAGAACTCATCCACCTGCCAAGGCCTACTTCATGAGAAGGTTCTGGGTTGTAACAGGGACGGTAGTGGCTACCACTGCTCCAGACTGCACCCTGACCCTTTCCTTCGCAGCATAGCCTACTGGATCATGAAAGATTACACACGAGCTCTGGATACGCTGCTGGAGCGTATTCCcaaagatgatgatgagaatCCTG ATGTGATGGTGAAATCTTGCAACCCAGtggtgtttagtttttataactACTTAAGAACACATCCTTTGATCATTCGTCGCCACTTTGCAAACCCAGAGGGCACAGCAACAACTGTGGGCCTCACTGCTGAGAAGAGCAGCGCAGACGAGATCAACCTTATAGAACGCAAACTGTTCTTCACTACTGCCAACGCACACTTCAAG GTGGGCTGCCCGGTTTTGGCTCTGGAAGTGCTCTCAAAAATTCCCAAAGTTAGCAAGAAATCCAGCTCCTCCTGTCTCAGCAAAGCTTCATCCAAGATAAATGTAAACTCAAGCCAACCCTTGGAAAACGGCACTCAGGGAGGTGTTGACTGGGGCTCCCCAGCACCACCTACCCACGCCTGGGGAGGAAATGATTCTACTGGTGGGTTGGACTGGAGCCAGCCTGTAGTCCAGGTGGAGGAAGATGAGCTCAAACTTGACTGGGGAGATAACaaggaagatgaagaagatgaagaggacgatggTCTAACCATGAAGAAACAAGAGCTTGAGACCAAAGCAGATGAAGGCTCCAAGAGCGATGGACCCAAACTACAAAGAGAGGACTCACAG GGTGAGTCAGAGGTGGATGTGATAGCAGAGCAGCTAAAGTTCAGAGCCTGTCTGAAGATCCTGATGACGGAGCTGCGCACGCTAGCCACAGGCTTtgaggtggatggagggaaGCTACGCTTTCAGCTCTACAACTGGCTGGAGAAGGAGATAGCAGCGATGCACAAGATCTGCAACTACAAG GTGGAAGGGAAGGAGGAAGGATCAGAGGTAGAGCGTTGGGGAGATCGGACAGCATCTGTGGACATATCAGATGAGGCTCTAGAGGGTATAGAGGCAGGGGCCTACGAGCGTCACCAGATGGAACGACGTCGCCTTCAAGCCAAACAGCAGCACTCTGAGAGGCGCAAGGCGTGGCTGAGGAAGAACCAGGCCCTGCTGAGGGTGTTTCTATCCTACTGCAGCCTTCATGGAGCCAAGGGAGGTGGGGTCACCTCTGTACGCATGGAGCTTCTCTTCCTTCTGCAGGAGAGTCAACAG GAGACCACAGTGAAGCAGCTGCAATCTCCTCTGCCTCTGCCCACCACTCTGCCTCTGCTATCAGCTTGCATTGCCCCCACCAAGACAGTCATAGCCAATCCTGTTCTCCACCTCAGCAACCATATTCATGACATCCTCCACACCGTCACGTTGATGGAGGCTGCGCCACATCCTGACATCAGTGATGATGGG GTGAATTCTCTCCACACATTAGCAGCATCTTTGTCTGCTTGCATCTATCAAGCACTGTGTGACAGCCATAGCTACAG CGGCCAAACAGAGGCCAACCAGTTTACGGGGATGGTGTACCAGGGCCTGCTGCTTAGTGAAAGGAAACGACTGCGCACTGAAAGCATTGAAGAACATGTAACTCCCAACTCTGCTCCTGCACAGTGGCCAG GTGTGTCGTCCCTGATCTCTCTATTGACGTCTGCAAGGGAGGAGGACCAGCCGAGGCTCAGTGTGCTGCTGTGTGAAGCGGTCGTGGCTGTTTATCTTTCGCTGCTCATCCACGGCCTGGGCACTCACAACAGCAATGAACTCTTCCGCCTAGCAGCTCATCCTCTCAATAACCGCATGTGGGCTGCTGTGTTTGGAGGAGGGGCAAAAGTCATTATTAAGCCAAAGAGACCTGAGCTCCCACCAg caGCTCCTCAGGCCCCGGCAGAGGATGTAGACCGATACAGACGTAGATTTAACATGAGGATGCTGGTTCCCGGTCGCCCTGTAAAGGAGACACCTGCCACCCCACCTCCTGTGCCAACAGAGAGACCTACCTACAAAGAGAAATTCATTCCCCCAGAGCTGAGCATGTGGGACTACTTTGTTGCTAAA CCCTTCCTGCCGCTCTCAGACAGCAGTGCTTTGTATGACTCAGATGAAAGCGGCGCAGAAGATGACGAAGACGATGATGATGCCTTCCTCTCTGATACACAGATGACAGAACACTCTGATCCCACCTCCTATAG CTGGGCTTTGATTCGCCTGGCCACAGTGAAACTGGCTCATCACAACGTCAAGAACTTCATCCCTCTCACTGGTCTTGACTTCACAG ACCTGCCCGTCACGTCCCCTCTTAGTAATGCCGTGTTGAAGACTTTAGAGAACTGGGAACAGCTTCTGCTGGAACGAATGAACAAGTTTGATGGTCCACCTCCTAATTACATCAACACTTACCCCACTGACCTCAGTGCAGGAGCTGGCCCAGCTATACTGCGGCACAAGGCCATGCTGGAGCCTGACAACACACCCTTCAA gacaAAGAATCATCAGTCCTTCCCAGCCCGACGTCTTTGGCATTTCCTGGTCAAACAGGATGTTCTCCAGGAAACCTTTATCCGTTACATCTTTACTAAGAAAAGGAAGCAGTGTGAG TCTTTAGAGAACCATGTGGACCGTATAAATCCAAACTGCATAGCTGGAGCTAGCAGTCCCTATAAG GTGGAGGCAGATCTAGGCTACCCAGGAGGAAAGGCTAAAATCATTCACAAAGAGTCTGATATAATCATGGCGTTCACCATCAACAAG GCTAATTCCAATGAGATTGTACTGGCCTCCACTCATGATGTGCAGGAAGTGGATGTCTCTACTCTAGTGGCTGTTCAACCTTACACATGGATAGGGGAGGACTTTGATAAGGAGTCCCGCAG cTCTGATGACATCGATCACCGCTCCTCTCATACCAATATCGCCCAAGCTAGCTCTGTCTCCTTTACACCACCACAGGTGCCAGTCTCTGCATCCATGCCGTGGCTCGGTAGCGGTCAGACCAGCATGGGGGCCAGTGTG ATTATGAAGAGGAATCTAAATAATGTGAAGAGAATGACATCACATCCCATATATCAGTATT ACATGACGGGAGCTCAGGATGGCAGTGTGAGAATGTTTGAATGGAACAGACCTCAGCAGCTCATTTGCTTCAGGCAAGCAGGCAACGCTAGGGTCACCCGCCTCTATTTTAACTCTCAAGGCAATaag TGTGGAGTAGCTGATGGAGAGGGCTTCCTCAGTCTCTGGCAGGTCAATCAGACATCCTCCAACCCCAAACCCTACCTG AGTTGGCAGTGCCACTCTAAGACCTGTGGTGATTTTGCTTTCATCACATCCTCCAGCCTGATCGCCACAGCTGGACAGTCCAATGATAACAG AAATGTTTGCCTGTGGGATACTCTCATTTCACCTGGCAACACGATGGTCCATG CCTTCCCCTGCCATGAGAACGGGGCCACTGTGCTTCAGTATGCTCCcaaacagcagctgctgatCACAGGAGGCAGGAagggctttgtgtgtgtgttcgacATCCGCCAGAGGCAGCTGCTACACACTTTCCAGGCCCATGACTCAGCCATTAAAGCCCTCGCACTGGATGCCTTCGAGGACTTCTTTGTCACTGGCTCTGCGGAGGGCAACATGAAG gtttGGAAGCTAGCCGGCCATGGGCTCATGCACGCTTTTAGCAATGAACATGCTAAGCAGTCCATCTTCCGCAACATTGGTGCAGGTGTCATGCAGGTGGAAACGCGTCCTGGAAACCGAATCTTTACCTGTGGAGCAGACGGCACCCTAAAGATGAGGGTCCTCCCGGACCGCTACAATATCCCCAGCAGCTTGGTAGACATCTTGTAA